The Argentina anserina chromosome 3, drPotAnse1.1, whole genome shotgun sequence genome includes a region encoding these proteins:
- the LOC126789367 gene encoding phosphoglycerate kinase 3, cytosolic, with protein MATKRSVSTLKEADLKGKRVFVRVDLNVPLDDSCNITDDTRIRAAVPTIKYLQSNGAKVILASHLGRPKGVTPKYSLKPLVPRLSELLGVQVKIANDCVGEEVAKLVTELPEGGVLLLENVRFYKEEEKNDPEFAKKLASLADVYVNDAFGTAHRAHASTEGVAKYLKPSVAGYLMQKELDYLVGAVSNPKRPFAAIVGGSKVSSKIGVIESLLEKVNILVLGGGMIFTFYKAQGHSVGSSLVEEDKLDLAKSLMEKAKAKGVSILLPTDVVIADKFAADANSKVVPASAIPDGWMGLDIGPDSIKTFSKALDTTQTVIWNGPMGVFEFEKFAAGTEAIAKKLAELSGKGVTTIIGGGDSVAAVEKVGLADKMSHISTGGGASLELLEGKPLPGVLALDEA; from the exons ATGGCGACCAAGAGGAGTGTGAGCACTTTGAAGGAGGCTGATTTGAAGGGCAAGAGGGTTTTCGTTAGGGTTGATCTGAATGTTCCTCTTGATGACAGCTGTAACATCACCGATGACACTAGAATCCGAGCTGCTGTTCCCACCATCAAGTACTTGCAGTCAAATGGTGCCAAAGTCATCTTAGCTTCCCACTTG GGACGTCCAAAGGGTGTCACTCCCAAGTACAGTTTGAAGCCTCTTGTGCCAAGACTGTCTGAGCTCCTTGGAGTCCAG GTTAAGATTGCTAATGATTGTGTCGGTGAGGAAGTCGCAAAGTTGGTAACCGAGCTTCCAGAGGGAGGAGTTTTACTCCTTGAGAATGTCAGGTTCTACAAGGAGGAAGAGAAGAACGATCCTGAGTTCGCCAAGAAGCTTGCTTCACTTGCAGACGTGTATGTGAATGATGCTTTTGGCACTGCTCACAGGGCTCATGCCTCCACAGAAGGAGTGGCCAAGTACTTGAAGCCTTCTGTTGCTGGATACCTTATGCAGAAG GAGCTGGACTATCTTGTTGGGGCTGTGTCAAATCCCAAGAGACCATTTGCTGCTATTGTTGGTGGTTCGAAGGTGTCATCTAAGATTGGAGTCATCGAGTCCTTATTGGAGAAGGTTAACATTCTAGTATTGGGTGGAGGTATGATCTTTACCTTTTACAAGGCGCAAGGGCATTCCGTGGGATCTTCCCTTGTTGAGGAAGACAAGTTAGATCTTGCAAAATCACTTATGGAAAAGGCCAAGGCCAAGGGAGTTTCAATTTTGCTTCCAACTGATGTGGTTATAGCCGATAAGTTTGCTGCTGATGCAAACAGCAAG GTGGTGCCAGCTTCTGCCATACCAGATGGTTGGATGGGATTAGACATTGGACCAGACTCCATCAAGACTTTCAGTAAAGCTCTGGACACCACTCAAACTGTAATCTGGAACGGACCTATGGGTGTGTTTGAGTTTGAGAAGTTTGCTGCTGGTACTGAG gCGATTGCTAAGAAGCTTGCAGAACTAAGTGGCAAGGGAGTTACTACCATAATTGGAGGCGGTGACTCTGTCGCTGCTGTGGAGAAGGTCGGCCTTGCTGACAAAATGAGCCACATTTCAACCGGAGGTGGTGCAAGCTTGGAGCTTCTTGAAGGGAAACCCCTCCCTGGAGTCCTAGCTCTTGATGAGGCTTGA